The Proteiniborus ethanoligenes genome segment ACGTACTAGGTAGATATTATGTCCTTATTTCTCCATTTATAGGTCTACTTGGCTCATTTATAACTGGAAGTAATATGTCATCTAATATTTTATTTAGTATATTTCAAATGAAAACTTCTCAGATAATAGGGTTAAATACCTCTGCAATTCTAGGTGCCCAATCTGCTGGTGGTGGAATAGGAACCTCTATAGCACCAGGAAACGTAGTATTAGGAACAACTACTGCTGGCATCTTAGGCTCTGAAGGAAAGGTTTTAAAAAAGATTATTCCTTTTGCTTTATCTGTTGCTTTTATATTTGGTTTGTTGTTATTTATATATCATTTTATACTCATATGATGAAAGGGACCTGCTCTATAAGAGCTGGGTCCCTTTCTTTCCTAATGTAGCAGCATATACTACAAATTGGTTTTCTCCATCTAAGCCAAGCAATTCATTTATTTTGTCATCATCAAATGCACCAATGGCACAAGCTCCACCATCTATAGATACTGCTGTCAAATAAAGATTTTGACATACATGTCCTGCATCTAGATGAATATATCTATATCCTCTCTCACCATATCTCCATGTTACTCTGTAAATATCTGCAGCCCATATAAAGGTTACAGCACTATTCTTAACAAACACCTGATCACGACAAGCAAAGGTTACTTTATCTGCTATTTCTGGCTCTAAGTTGACTGCAATAAGTTTATGGGAAAGTGCTATGTATCTGTATAGACCTGGTTTTATTCCCTCTACTCTATTTATTAGAAGAAAAGTTTCAAATACATGTCTAGCACCTGCGGAAGGAACATTTCTAAGGGTAGCTGGTCTAGATACAATTTGCTTTACACCCTGAGTACACCACAATAAATAAGAAAGCTCTTCAATAGTTAGTGGAGTATCAGCATATTTTCTCAAGGTTCTTCGAGTTTCTATGGCTGTTCTTAAATCCATATTCTTAATATTTAGATTCTCAGCAGATGGCAAATCAATTAGCTCCGCTTCTTTGTCATAATCTAGCTCAAAGGGAGGTTGGGGTAGTCCCTTGTTTTGATCAGACTCATCTAAATACTTGTATTTAGTTTTTTCCATAAATTCTTTTCCTATTTCTTTAATCATTTTCAATCCCCCTAAAATTTTATTTTAAAATACATGCAAAATTGCTTTTATTAGTATTCTATACTAATTCTACAATAT includes the following:
- a CDS encoding SagB/ThcOx family dehydrogenase gives rise to the protein MIKEIGKEFMEKTKYKYLDESDQNKGLPQPPFELDYDKEAELIDLPSAENLNIKNMDLRTAIETRRTLRKYADTPLTIEELSYLLWCTQGVKQIVSRPATLRNVPSAGARHVFETFLLINRVEGIKPGLYRYIALSHKLIAVNLEPEIADKVTFACRDQVFVKNSAVTFIWAADIYRVTWRYGERGYRYIHLDAGHVCQNLYLTAVSIDGGACAIGAFDDDKINELLGLDGENQFVVYAATLGKKGTQLL